One genomic region from Glaciimonas sp. PAMC28666 encodes:
- a CDS encoding porin yields the protein MKKIILAAGLLGGIAGMAQAQTNVTIYGVIDLGMNYTNNVGGKSDVQMESGYAQGSRLGFKGNEDLGGGLSALFQLENGFAADTGKLGQGGLMFGRQALVGLSSKTAGTVTLGRQYDSVVDFLGPMTANGNWAGYLLSHPLDNDNTDNSFRINNSLKYTSPTFAGVTFGGLYGFGETAGQTAKNRTYSLGASYASGPWAAGIAYMNLSSPGSTGAAGGAVTATDANFTGTNSKQKIFGAGVNYTIGAATLGFVYTGTNLSNPDGGNAYIASFAPTNGSTLNSLKFTNYELNFKYQFTAAFYVGAMYTYTQAKYNTSAGNSKPKWNELGLMADYSFSKRTDVYLQGAYQKVGGDLTGSSLDQAYIPGAAGSSGDDKQVVVRAAIRHKF from the coding sequence ATGAAGAAAATTATTCTGGCTGCTGGTTTGTTGGGTGGTATCGCGGGCATGGCACAAGCGCAGACCAACGTCACCATTTATGGCGTAATTGATTTAGGTATGAACTACACCAATAACGTCGGCGGTAAAAGCGATGTTCAAATGGAAAGCGGCTATGCGCAAGGCAGTCGATTGGGCTTCAAGGGTAACGAAGACTTAGGCGGTGGGTTAAGCGCATTATTTCAATTGGAGAACGGCTTTGCAGCTGATACAGGCAAGCTGGGACAAGGCGGGTTGATGTTTGGTCGTCAGGCGCTGGTCGGGCTGTCAAGTAAGACGGCAGGCACCGTGACACTAGGACGTCAATACGATTCGGTCGTCGATTTTCTGGGACCAATGACCGCGAATGGCAATTGGGCTGGCTATCTGCTATCGCATCCGCTGGACAATGACAACACGGATAACTCATTCCGTATCAATAATTCTCTCAAGTACACCAGTCCAACCTTTGCTGGCGTTACCTTCGGAGGCCTGTATGGCTTTGGCGAAACCGCTGGCCAGACTGCTAAAAATCGTACCTACAGTTTAGGTGCAAGCTACGCCAGCGGTCCATGGGCGGCCGGTATCGCTTACATGAATCTGAGTTCGCCGGGTTCGACCGGCGCTGCAGGCGGCGCGGTGACCGCGACAGATGCCAACTTTACCGGCACCAACAGCAAGCAAAAAATATTCGGCGCGGGTGTCAATTACACCATCGGTGCGGCAACACTCGGATTCGTCTATACGGGAACTAACCTATCCAATCCGGATGGCGGCAATGCTTACATCGCATCGTTTGCGCCAACCAACGGCAGCACGCTGAACTCGCTCAAATTTACGAATTACGAACTGAATTTCAAATACCAATTCACAGCAGCGTTTTATGTCGGTGCAATGTACACCTACACGCAAGCCAAATACAATACCAGCGCAGGCAATTCCAAGCCGAAATGGAACGAGTTGGGCCTGATGGCTGATTACAGTTTCTCAAAGCGCACCGATGTTTACCTGCAAGGCGCTTATCAAAAAGTGGGAGGAGATCTTACCGGATCTTCACTTGACCAGGCCTATATCCCAGGCGCAGCCGGTAGCTCTGGCGATGACAAGCAAGTGGTGGTGCGTGCTGCCATTCGTCACAAATTCTGA
- a CDS encoding 2OG-Fe(II) oxygenase: MPFPVIADTEAFTVLARIVDDLVTCGWSHQPDFLSPHLASGLAAECLTRLEHGQLAPAGVGRGAGQAVRNAVRGDHIQWLEAGQSSECDLYLRLMDELRQELNRALFLGLQEYETHFAFYPPGAFYQQHVDRFRDDDRRAVSIVVYLNQDWLPEYGGALRLHLEGEPARDILPIAGSLVVFLSAKMLHEVLPGTKDRLSLTGWFKCRSSYEISN, encoded by the coding sequence ATGCCTTTTCCAGTTATCGCTGATACCGAAGCTTTTACTGTCCTGGCGCGAATTGTCGATGATTTGGTCACTTGTGGCTGGTCGCATCAACCTGATTTTTTGTCTCCGCATTTAGCTTCCGGGCTTGCTGCCGAATGTCTGACACGCCTCGAACATGGCCAGCTGGCTCCTGCAGGAGTAGGACGAGGGGCCGGGCAGGCCGTTCGCAATGCCGTGCGAGGAGACCATATTCAATGGTTGGAAGCGGGTCAGTCGTCCGAATGTGATCTCTACTTGCGTCTCATGGATGAACTCAGACAGGAATTGAATCGAGCGCTGTTCCTTGGCCTGCAAGAATACGAAACGCACTTTGCTTTTTATCCACCTGGGGCGTTCTATCAGCAGCACGTGGATCGTTTTCGCGATGATGATCGCCGTGCCGTATCAATTGTCGTCTATCTCAATCAAGATTGGCTACCGGAATACGGCGGCGCGTTGCGCCTGCACCTTGAGGGGGAACCGGCGCGAGATATCTTGCCAATCGCCGGTAGTCTGGTGGTGTTTTTGTCCGCCAAAATGTTGCATGAGGTGTTACCTGGAACCAAGGATCGCCTATCTCTGACAGGTTGGTTTAAGTGTCGTTCATCTTATGAAATCAGCAATTGA
- a CDS encoding TIGR01777 family oxidoreductase, with protein MRIMITGGTGLIGRQLCKALLSADHDITVLSRHPDTVKEKCGAAVRAFGSLDEWSSDEVFDAVINLAGEPIIDERWTEERKECLWRSRVRLTEDVVRRIKASNHKPSVLLSGSAVGYYGDGGNKEVDESAPTSTDFGATLCASWEETAQKAAAMGVRVCQLRTGLVLDRTGGILAKMLPPFKFGMGARLGDGSQWMSWIHIDDYVAMVLVLLHHAHACGPFNMTAPEPVTNRAFTEKLATALHRPAFFVAPAFVLRLALAERAYLLLGGQKAIPVQMTGLGYRFLHAKLEDALLDLVG; from the coding sequence ATGCGCATTATGATCACCGGGGGAACTGGCCTGATTGGGCGGCAGTTATGTAAAGCGTTGCTGAGTGCTGATCACGACATCACCGTTCTCAGTCGCCATCCTGACACAGTGAAAGAAAAATGCGGTGCTGCGGTACGCGCTTTTGGCTCGCTGGACGAGTGGAGCAGCGACGAGGTATTCGACGCCGTTATCAACTTGGCGGGTGAGCCTATTATCGATGAACGTTGGACTGAAGAGCGCAAAGAGTGCCTGTGGCGTAGCCGCGTCAGGTTGACGGAGGATGTGGTCAGGCGCATCAAAGCCAGTAATCACAAGCCGTCTGTTCTCCTGAGTGGTTCAGCGGTTGGCTACTATGGCGATGGCGGGAATAAGGAGGTTGACGAGTCGGCCCCGACTTCAACCGATTTCGGTGCAACGTTATGTGCATCGTGGGAAGAAACAGCTCAAAAGGCCGCCGCAATGGGGGTTAGGGTATGTCAGTTACGGACCGGATTGGTGCTGGATCGCACGGGCGGAATTCTTGCCAAAATGCTGCCGCCGTTCAAGTTTGGGATGGGTGCGCGACTGGGTGATGGAAGTCAGTGGATGAGTTGGATTCACATTGACGATTACGTGGCGATGGTGCTCGTGCTGTTGCACCACGCTCATGCATGTGGCCCGTTCAATATGACCGCGCCCGAACCCGTCACGAATCGTGCTTTTACCGAAAAACTCGCTACCGCCCTTCATCGACCGGCATTTTTTGTCGCGCCAGCTTTTGTGCTTCGGCTAGCGTTGGCGGAGCGCGCTTATTTGCTATTGGGAGGACAAAAAGCGATACCGGTGCAGATGACGGGATTAGGCTATCGTTTTTTGCACGCAAAACTTGAAGACGCGCTGCTTGACCTGGTAGGCTAA
- a CDS encoding PA4780 family RIO1-like protein kinase: MKTPKRIEPLVEEGLVDEVIRQLMSGKEATVYVVRCGEEIRCAKVYKDANQRSFRQNASYQEGRKVKNSRQARAMEKGSRYGRKMQEEVWQNAEVDALYRLAAAGVRVPQPFICFEGVLLMELVTDAAGNAAARLNDIEMSEQQALEFHARLLREVVLMLCAGVVHGDLSEYNILVDAHGPVIIDLPQAVDAAGNTGAADMLERDVDNLATYFSRFAPQLQGTQYGKEIWALYVAGLLNPDVKLTGKIAANNKVVDVGSVVREIALAREEEEERRRAQYEAEH, translated from the coding sequence ATGAAAACCCCAAAAAGAATCGAACCGTTAGTAGAAGAGGGCCTGGTAGACGAGGTGATTCGCCAACTCATGAGTGGCAAAGAGGCAACCGTCTACGTTGTCCGCTGTGGTGAAGAAATCCGCTGTGCCAAGGTTTATAAAGACGCTAATCAGCGCAGCTTCCGTCAGAACGCGTCCTATCAGGAAGGCCGGAAGGTCAAAAATAGCCGGCAGGCACGCGCGATGGAAAAAGGTAGCCGCTACGGTCGTAAGATGCAGGAAGAAGTATGGCAGAACGCCGAAGTTGACGCGTTATATCGCCTTGCGGCTGCGGGCGTGCGGGTGCCGCAACCGTTTATTTGCTTCGAAGGCGTCTTGCTGATGGAGTTGGTCACCGATGCGGCGGGAAACGCTGCAGCTCGCCTCAACGATATCGAAATGAGCGAGCAGCAGGCATTGGAATTTCATGCGAGATTGCTGCGCGAGGTCGTGTTGATGCTTTGCGCCGGTGTCGTCCATGGCGACTTGTCCGAGTACAATATTCTGGTGGATGCGCATGGCCCGGTGATTATCGACTTACCGCAGGCAGTGGACGCTGCGGGCAATACCGGCGCAGCTGATATGTTGGAACGGGATGTTGATAATCTGGCCACTTATTTTAGCCGCTTCGCGCCGCAACTTCAAGGCACCCAATACGGCAAGGAAATTTGGGCGCTCTATGTGGCAGGCTTATTAAATCCCGACGTTAAACTAACGGGTAAAATTGCCGCGAATAATAAAGTCGTGGATGTCGGGTCTGTGGTCCGTGAAATCGCTCTGGCGCGCGAGGAAGAAGAAGAGCGACGCCGTGCCCAATATGAAGCGGAGCACTAA
- the folE gene encoding GTP cyclohydrolase I, with translation MPTDLSSEITDEPISTRIRTRIEKAGVRFHANDNIAAFIKDGELEALQAEVQSKLSGVLESLVIDIESDHNTQDTARRVAKMYIQEVFRGRYQAPPPVTEFPNVEQLNELMIVGPITVRSACSHHFCPIMGKVWIGVMPNEHSNLIGLSKYARLIEWIMGRPQIQEEAVSQVAQLLMEKLKPDGLAIVMEADHFCMSWRGVKDTDAKMINSVMRGSFLSDANLRREFLALITKRG, from the coding sequence ATGCCAACTGATCTCTCTTCAGAAATAACCGACGAGCCGATTTCAACGCGTATCCGTACGCGCATTGAGAAAGCTGGCGTCCGTTTCCACGCGAACGATAATATTGCCGCGTTCATCAAGGATGGGGAACTGGAGGCGTTGCAAGCCGAGGTTCAGAGCAAGCTTTCCGGTGTCCTGGAAAGCCTCGTCATCGACATCGAAAGCGACCATAACACGCAAGACACAGCGCGTCGGGTTGCCAAAATGTATATCCAGGAAGTCTTTCGCGGTCGCTATCAAGCGCCGCCGCCCGTCACCGAATTTCCCAACGTCGAACAGTTGAATGAGCTGATGATCGTAGGCCCGATCACCGTGCGCAGCGCTTGTTCCCATCACTTTTGCCCGATTATGGGAAAAGTCTGGATCGGTGTGATGCCTAACGAGCACTCAAATCTGATCGGCTTGTCGAAATATGCGCGGCTGATTGAATGGATTATGGGCCGACCGCAGATACAGGAAGAAGCCGTTTCGCAGGTTGCCCAGCTGCTCATGGAAAAACTCAAACCGGATGGCCTTGCCATCGTGATGGAGGCTGACCATTTTTGTATGAGTTGGCGCGGCGTCAAGGACACCGATGCGAAAATGATCAATAGTGTCATGCGTGGCTCGTTCTTGAGTGACGCCAATCTACGGCGCGAATTTTTAGCGCTGATAACCAAGCGAGGATGA
- a CDS encoding voltage-gated chloride channel family protein, which produces MKLSKLPEQCLMLLYLGRWLALSSIVGLLAGAASSALLVSLDWATSTRLSHPWLLWLLPVAGLGVGLLYHHFGKAVEGGNNLLIDEIHDPQRIVPKRMGPLVLIGTVLTHLFGGSAGREGTAVQMGGVLADVVTRICKLDKEDRRILLMAGISAGFASVFGTPLAGAIFGLEVLAIGRLRYDAILPCFIAAIIADQLPGLLGVHHTHYVVPFVPQFSLLVLGATIVSGIVFGLAGMFFATATHALTRLFKRWISYAPLRPFVGGVIVALAATLLATDKFLGLGIPTIVASFSQPLPAFDFFGKFMFTIVTLASGFKGGEVTPLFFIGATLGNALSYVLALPLPVLAGLGFVAVFAGAANTPIASTIMAIELFGPEIGTLAAVACIVSYLFSGHTGIYRAQLIGDGKFLRSPDGAPRSGISGFRRSASKGSAEKKDAPIDEQTG; this is translated from the coding sequence ATGAAACTCTCAAAACTCCCCGAGCAATGTCTGATGTTGCTGTACCTAGGCCGCTGGCTTGCGCTGTCTTCAATCGTCGGCTTGCTGGCTGGGGCCGCCTCGTCTGCCCTGCTGGTGTCGCTCGACTGGGCCACCAGCACGCGCCTTAGCCATCCCTGGTTGTTATGGCTGCTGCCCGTTGCCGGTCTGGGTGTCGGCTTGCTTTATCACCACTTTGGCAAAGCTGTCGAAGGCGGCAATAACTTATTAATCGATGAAATCCACGACCCGCAGCGGATCGTTCCCAAGCGCATGGGGCCGCTGGTGTTGATCGGTACCGTGCTCACGCATCTGTTCGGCGGCTCGGCGGGTCGCGAGGGCACCGCCGTGCAGATGGGCGGTGTGTTGGCCGACGTGGTGACGCGCATTTGCAAACTTGATAAGGAAGATCGACGCATCTTGTTGATGGCGGGTATCAGCGCCGGATTTGCTTCGGTTTTTGGCACGCCCCTGGCCGGTGCCATCTTCGGATTGGAAGTGCTGGCGATTGGGCGCTTGCGTTATGACGCGATTTTGCCGTGTTTTATTGCCGCGATCATTGCGGATCAGTTACCGGGTTTGCTGGGCGTACATCATACTCATTACGTCGTGCCGTTTGTACCCCAGTTTAGTTTGCTGGTGCTCGGCGCGACGATCGTTTCAGGCATCGTGTTTGGATTGGCGGGGATGTTCTTTGCTACCGCAACCCACGCCTTGACGCGATTATTCAAGCGCTGGATCAGCTATGCGCCGTTGCGGCCTTTTGTGGGCGGCGTGATCGTGGCGCTTGCGGCAACGTTATTAGCAACCGACAAATTCCTGGGCCTGGGGATACCGACCATCGTCGCATCGTTTTCACAACCGCTGCCAGCGTTCGATTTTTTCGGAAAATTCATGTTCACAATCGTGACACTGGCATCAGGCTTTAAAGGCGGAGAAGTGACACCGCTGTTCTTTATCGGCGCTACATTAGGTAACGCATTAAGTTACGTTTTAGCCCTGCCGCTGCCGGTGCTGGCTGGACTCGGCTTTGTTGCGGTATTCGCAGGCGCGGCCAACACGCCCATTGCATCGACCATCATGGCGATTGAATTGTTTGGGCCGGAGATTGGCACGTTGGCCGCAGTCGCGTGCATCGTGAGCTATCTATTTTCCGGCCACACAGGGATTTATCGTGCGCAGTTGATTGGGGACGGTAAATTTTTGCGGTCGCCTGATGGCGCGCCGCGATCGGGGATTTCCGGTTTTAGGAGGAGCGCATCGAAAGGATCGGCAGAAAAAAAGGATGCGCCCATCGACGAACAAACCGGTTAA
- a CDS encoding BLUF domain-containing protein produces the protein MLVRLIYASTASELVNHEMIEKILEVSRKNNPINGITGVLCYGDNIFVQALEGGREQINSLYGRLQQDARHTKLILLDYSEIEARQYSGWTMSKIRLDRINLSLLLKYSATPKLNPYAVSGNTTVALLEELAATGCFSSRD, from the coding sequence ATGCTAGTCCGTTTGATTTACGCCAGTACTGCCAGCGAATTGGTCAACCACGAGATGATTGAGAAAATCCTTGAGGTATCGCGCAAAAATAATCCCATCAATGGGATCACTGGCGTACTTTGTTATGGTGACAACATATTTGTGCAAGCGCTGGAAGGTGGTCGCGAGCAGATCAATAGCCTGTATGGCCGCCTGCAGCAGGACGCGCGTCACACCAAGCTGATTTTGCTGGATTACTCAGAAATCGAAGCGCGCCAATACTCGGGCTGGACCATGAGCAAAATCCGCCTTGATCGTATCAATCTATCGTTACTACTGAAATATTCCGCGACACCGAAGCTCAATCCATACGCCGTTTCCGGCAATACTACGGTGGCATTACTCGAAGAGCTGGCGGCAACGGGCTGTTTTTCATCGCGCGACTAG
- a CDS encoding Hsp70 family protein translates to MSNACGVDFGTSNSTVGWSRPGQSPLLQLEDDKVTLPSVVFYNAEDELFSFGRAALAGYLTGYEGRLMRSLKSLLGSALIDGQTEVGGRALPFRTLLEQFIKELKTRSERSAGQEFDSVVLGRPVFFVDDNRAADQRAQATLEEVARAAGFKHIAFQYEPIAAAFDYESTIDREELVLIADIGGGTSDFSLVRLSPARAKKQDRRDDILATGGVHIGGTDFDKYLSLSSVMPMLGLGSRLLNNSEVPSSYYFNLATWHTINLIYTRRMAEQLKDVAREVRERDKFDRLLDLVDQRAGHWLAMKVEEGKIALSDAETVELTLDKLSSNEPIVLTRGAFNNSISHLVSSIEETVTKLLRAAGVKADAIDTVFFTGGSSGVGLLRQQIAAVVPTAKAVEGDLFGSIGAGLALDAVRKFS, encoded by the coding sequence ATGTCGAACGCCTGCGGTGTAGATTTCGGCACATCCAATTCCACCGTTGGCTGGAGTCGGCCCGGACAGTCCCCGTTGCTCCAACTTGAAGACGACAAGGTCACGCTGCCTTCAGTGGTTTTCTACAACGCCGAAGATGAGCTATTTAGTTTTGGACGGGCTGCATTAGCTGGTTATCTGACCGGTTATGAAGGGCGCCTGATGCGATCCCTTAAGAGCCTGCTGGGATCGGCCCTGATCGACGGTCAGACCGAGGTCGGTGGACGCGCTTTGCCTTTTCGTACTTTGCTGGAACAGTTCATCAAAGAACTCAAAACACGTTCGGAACGTTCGGCAGGACAAGAATTCGATAGCGTCGTACTCGGGCGCCCGGTATTTTTCGTCGACGATAATCGCGCCGCCGATCAACGTGCTCAAGCCACGCTGGAAGAAGTCGCGCGCGCCGCTGGCTTCAAACATATTGCGTTTCAGTACGAGCCGATTGCCGCGGCGTTCGACTATGAATCGACCATCGACCGCGAAGAACTCGTGTTGATCGCCGATATCGGCGGTGGAACCTCCGACTTTTCGCTGGTGCGTCTGTCACCGGCACGGGCCAAAAAGCAGGATCGCCGCGATGATATTCTGGCAACGGGCGGTGTCCATATCGGGGGCACGGATTTCGATAAATATTTAAGTTTGTCGAGCGTGATGCCGATGCTGGGCCTGGGTAGCCGATTGCTGAATAACAGCGAAGTACCGTCAAGCTACTATTTTAATCTGGCAACATGGCACACGATTAATTTGATCTACACCCGCAGAATGGCCGAGCAGCTCAAAGATGTCGCGCGCGAGGTCCGTGAACGCGACAAATTTGATCGACTGTTAGACCTGGTCGACCAACGCGCCGGACATTGGTTAGCGATGAAGGTGGAAGAAGGCAAAATTGCATTGTCCGACGCTGAAACAGTGGAGTTGACGCTAGACAAATTATCGTCCAACGAGCCCATCGTGCTTACCCGCGGCGCGTTTAATAACAGCATCTCGCATTTGGTGTCATCGATCGAAGAAACCGTGACCAAGCTGCTGCGCGCCGCTGGTGTTAAAGCTGATGCGATCGATACGGTATTTTTTACCGGTGGATCAAGCGGTGTGGGCTTATTGCGCCAGCAAATTGCTGCAGTAGTGCCGACCGCGAAGGCAGTCGAGGGCGACCTGTTCGGCAGTATTGGGGCCGGTCTGGCGTTGGACGCGGTGCGTAAGTTCTCCTAA